Genomic DNA from Deltaproteobacteria bacterium:
TCGCAAATACCCTGGCATTCGAGCGCCGCTGCATCCGCTCCAGCTTCGTTGCGCAAGTTCGCCGTACTCTCCCGGTACGCCTTCACTTGCGCGCCTTGCTGGCGCGGCGCATCGACGCTCTCGATGCTTCAGGCTATTTGCGAGACGCTACACTCGCCGTATCCTCCTGCTCGCCGAACACTTCCGCGGTAAACGCCCGGAGCGTCGCCCCGTGCCGCCACGCCGAGGGGGGAAGGCCTGCCTTCACGCACGTCTGGTCGAGGAACGTCTCCCGATCCCACCCCCACTCGACGGGGACCTGCGGCAGCAGAAGGCCCCGCATCCGCCCCTGCGCGACCATCAGCCCGTGCTTTCCGACCTCGACCTCTTCGGGCCGGATGGAAAACAGGGGGGTGAGGACGGAGATCTCGACGCGCAGGGAGGGGAGTTCCTTCGGAGAGACGGGAGGAAAGCGCGGATCCTCGGTGGCCGCTGCCACCGCGCATTCCTGGACCACCTTGAAGAGCGGCGCCACCGCCTCGGTGTAGCCGATGCAGCCGCGCAGCCGCCCGTTTTTCGTGAGGGTGACGAACGCGGCTCCGGGGGCGGCCAGCGTTCCCCGCGCCCCTTCCTCGGGCGGAATCTTCCCCGCGCCGAGGTACCCTTCCAGCGCCCTGCGGGCGATCCCGAGCAAGACTTTTCGCTGCGACTCGTCCAGGTACGCCTCGGGTCCCGTCCCGACCGACTCCGCCATCGACTCCCCCCCTCTGGATTCAGCCGACCTGAGGGCGGTACTCGAAGGGGATTGACTCCTCGAACCCCTCCGGCAGAGTCACGTCGCCGGGGATGACGATCTTCGACTGGCAGGCGAGGAACGCGGGAACGATGTCGGGGTCGAACTGGGTCCCGGAGCAGCGCCGGATCTCGGCGATCGCGTCGGCAACGGGGAGCGCCTTCCTGTACGCGCGGGTGGAGGTCATGGCGTCGAAGGTGTCGGCGATCGTCATGATGCGGGACGCGAGAGGGATGTTTTTCCCCGCGAGGCGCGACGGGTACCCCTTTCCGTCGAACCGTTCGTGGTGGTGCAGGATGGCGGGGAGCAGGGGGCGGAAGAAGGGGATCGGTTCGAGGATCCGGACGGCCGTCTCGGGGTGGCGGACGATCTCCGCGAACTCCTCTTCCGTGAGCTTCCCGGGCTTGTTCAGGACCGCTTCCCGGACGCCGATTTTCCCGAGGTCGTGCAGCACCGACGCCCGGTGAAGGTCTTCCAGCTCCTGCCCCGTCATCCCCAGCTCCGTCGCGATCGCCATGGAGTAGAGCGTCACACGCTGCGAGTGGCCGCGGGTATAGAAGTCCTTCGCCTCGAGCGCCTTGATCATCGCGTCGATGGAGCGCACGTACATCGAGTTGATGATGTCGGTCTGCTCCTTCACCTTTTGTTCGAGGTTCGCGCGGTAATCGTCGAGCTGCCGCTCGAGATCCTTCTTGCGCAGCGCGTTCTCGATGGTGATCAGCAGGACGTCGAAGTTGAACGGTTTCGTGATGTAGTCGCACGCCCCCATCTTGAGCGCGTGGACGGCGGTGTCGAGCTCGGCGTTGGCGGACATGACGATGCCCGCGGTCCCGGGGGACCTCTTCCCCCACTCGCCGAGAAGCGTGATCCCGTCCATGACGGGCATCCGGATGTCGGTGAGGAGGACGTCGTACGGGCCGCCGCTCTCGAGCATGGACAGCGCCTCGTTCCCGTTGGACGCCTCTTGCACGGAGTATCCCGCGATTTCGAGGCGTTCCCGGACGATGGAACGGAGGAATTCCTCGTCATCGACCACGAGGACGCGGATCTTCGCGGAGCCTTCCCTGGCTTCGGGGGTGCGGATTGAAGAGCCCATGATCCCCTTATCGCCTCCGGAATCCGGAAACTTTACGGAAAAATCGCCGCGGAATAGAAAAATATTCCGCTGACGAATTCACACGTTGAACCGGACGTGCACGATCTCCCCGTCCTTGACGACGTACTCCTTCCCCTCGAGCCGCAGCTTTCCTTCCGTCTTGGCCTTCGCCATCGACCCGCACCGCAGGAAATCGTCGGAGGAGATGACCTCCGCCCGGATGAACCCCTTTTCCAGGTCGGAGTGGATCTTCCCCGCCGCCGTCGGGGCGGTGCTGCCCTCCCGCACGTTCCAGGCGCGCACCTCGTCCTCCCCCACCGTCAGGAAGGAGATATACCGCGTCGCCTCGAAGG
This window encodes:
- the amrA gene encoding AmmeMemoRadiSam system protein A; translated protein: MAESVGTGPEAYLDESQRKVLLGIARRALEGYLGAGKIPPEEGARGTLAAPGAAFVTLTKNGRLRGCIGYTEAVAPLFKVVQECAVAAATEDPRFPPVSPKELPSLRVEISVLTPLFSIRPEEVEVGKHGLMVAQGRMRGLLLPQVPVEWGWDRETFLDQTCVKAGLPPSAWRHGATLRAFTAEVFGEQEDTASVASRK
- a CDS encoding response regulator; amino-acid sequence: MGSSIRTPEAREGSAKIRVLVVDDEEFLRSIVRERLEIAGYSVQEASNGNEALSMLESGGPYDVLLTDIRMPVMDGITLLGEWGKRSPGTAGIVMSANAELDTAVHALKMGACDYITKPFNFDVLLITIENALRKKDLERQLDDYRANLEQKVKEQTDIINSMYVRSIDAMIKALEAKDFYTRGHSQRVTLYSMAIATELGMTGQELEDLHRASVLHDLGKIGVREAVLNKPGKLTEEEFAEIVRHPETAVRILEPIPFFRPLLPAILHHHERFDGKGYPSRLAGKNIPLASRIMTIADTFDAMTSTRAYRKALPVADAIAEIRRCSGTQFDPDIVPAFLACQSKIVIPGDVTLPEGFEESIPFEYRPQVG